A segment of the Tachysurus vachellii isolate PV-2020 chromosome 18, HZAU_Pvac_v1, whole genome shotgun sequence genome:
gtgatatatcaaaacactcagcccaatgaggggaacttcctcaggaatattcggatgacgtcacatgttcgtctccacttgcctccaaatgttttggcaccctaactttctgtccacttgcctccaaaagtaacactgacccttatgtccactcgcctccaaaaaacaccggcctttgcgaatacttgcctcgtcaaagccaacatcaaagtttgtcgcgacgaactttacaaatctagtctCTCAGCTACACTGGCATTAGGAATTTGCACATCAATCTCTATTTTTATAGATTGTGATTCTTGGTCAACTGATCTTTCcacaaaatgtacataaattcATATCACATTAATTAAAGGATCGCCTACATCTAATTTTTACTTCATGATGTTTTGCTGGCAtacaaaatgtaaaagtgtGGAGTCtgggattcattcattcattcatccattcatttgcatatttatccAATGATCAGCATCAATCATCATTAAGAGCACaacttaatatttataaattcttttctttcaatCCCCCCTTCTTTATCCCAGCCTTAGCATtagctgagcagttgagggtcaTGATGATCGTCTTTAACGGCATTTTTAACTTGTTACTTTCTCTCGAATGGATCGTTCCTATCAGTTTGGGTTCAATTTATAACCAAAATATCCAAAGTTTGGTAAATCGACCGAATTTAGGGGAGCTACAGATAAATGTGGGTTAAAGCTTAAAACCATTACTTACCAGGGGATGATGTAAAGTTGGAAGCAGACAATTTTCTGGAATGTTTTTGTATGCTGAAGCATGACCTCTACTGGAGCTAAGATGTTCTGACCTGTTCCTGTATGACAATCTGATACAGATCTCATTACATTGACCTTTTCCTGTAACTCACACCAGTCAGTACACTCACTTTTTCAGAATGAAAATCTTGTTTTGTTGTAAATATTGGGTGTGTGCGGTGTGAGCATTGGGCCAACTATCCATGATCATCTTATTTATGAGTCAACATTTCCATTTTCCGGAGGCTTTATGCCAACTCAAGTCAAATACTAACACCGGTCACCTTATGCCACATCTGGTGCTGtcttgagtgtgagtgtttatcaCTGTTCTGATATGATATAATATGGGAAATCAGACAGTGTTAGATTTTATTGTCTTGGGATCGTTGTTTGTTCTGTGATGGACAATAAAAATGATCTTGTATCTCAGTGGGGAatcaattatattaattattattaatgttctttctttctttctttctttctttctttcttttttttaatgggtaTTGTTTTGTAATGAGTGTAGTGTAATGAGTTTTATTTGATGAGTGTTGTGTGATGAGTGTTGTGTGATGAGTATAGTGTGGTGAGTATTATGTGATGAATATAGTGTGATGAGTATTATGTGATGAATATAGTGTGATGAGTATTATGTGATGAATATAGTGTGATGAGTATTATGTGATGAATATAGTGTGATGAGTATTATGTGATGAATATTGTGTGATGAGTATTGAGTGATGAGCATTGTGTGATGAGTATTGAGTGATGAGCATTGTGTGATGAGTATCTTGTGATATGTATTATGTGATGAATAGTGTGTGATGGGTATTGTGTGATAAGTATTGAGTGATGAGTACTGAGTGATGAGTATAGTGTGATGAGTATAGTGTGATGGGTATTGAGTGATGAGTACTGAGTGATGAGTATTGTGTGATGGGTATTGTGTGATAAGTATTGAGTGATGAGTACTGAGTGATGAGTATAGTGTGAtgtatgagtgtgagtttgtgactGACTACTTTTGAATCGTGAACTTCTTCATCTGACTGTGTTGTAGACTTCAGGACGAGACCACACTGAGACAGGATGCAGAAAACAGCCTGAATGCATTTAGACAAGTGAGTAACATGAATGGTTCATTACACACAATGTTATCCTGCAACAATCAAGTGATGAATAAATGATACATCTTTATTCCTTAAATCAGTCACTTCCTCACCAGCCTGTCGCCAACCTTGATAAGACAGGAAAATGCCTCTTtctaaaaactctctctctctctctctctctctctctctctctctctctgtttctctctctctctctctctctctctctctctctctctctctctcactttctctctctctctctgtttctctctatctctctctctctctcactttctctctctctctctctctctctctctctctctctctctctctctctctctctctctccgtcagGATGTGGACGAGGCAGCCCTGAACAGGGTACAGCTGGAGCGGAAGATTGAAGCGCTGCAGGATGAGATTGGTTTTCTGAAGAGAGTCCATGAGGAGGTGAACTGTCTCTCGTCTTGTCCTCTCGTTCACACATGCATTTGGAGCATGTGCTATTACTACTGAGAAAGTCTCCAGAGGATTCTCAACTcacttttactgtgtgtgtgtgtgtgtgtgtgtgtgtgtgtaggagatgCGGGAGCTACAGGAGCAGTTGAATGCTCAGCAGGTGCACGTGGAACTGGACGTGTCCAAGCCAGACCTGACCGCGGCACTGAGGGAGATCCGTGTGCAGTATGAGGCTGTGGCAACCTCCAACATGCAGGAGACTGAGGAGTGGTACCGCTCCAAGgttaatctctctctttctctctctctttctctctctctctctctctctctctctctctcacacacacactcacacacacacacatacttatgcATTGTTACATTTTCTGATTTACACACTCTAACACCTTAACAGGCATTTGTACAACCACATGCTtgcaagcagacacacacacacacacacacacacacacacacatgcactcacagtgacataaacacactgtacctgcacaccactacacacaaatAAGCTTTTACAGAAACATGTACACATAATATTAATCTATGGACTAATATTGCATACACAATATTAGtctacacacatccacacacacatgcatgcacacacaaacacacacacacatacacatacctctccaactcatatacacacactcacacagaaatacaaaatcacacacacacacacacacacacacatccacacacacatgcatgcacacacacacacacttctccaactcatatacacacacagaaatacaaaaccacacacacacacacacacatcctttgTGTCTTAACCTCACTGTGTGTCCCAGTTTGTGGATCTGACTGATGCAGCCAATCGGAATGCTGAGGCTCTGCGACAGGCAAAGCAGGAAGCCAACGATTACCGCAGACAGATTCAGGTCCTGACGTGTGACCTGGAGTCTCTGCGTGGAACCGTGAGTTACACTTTTACTCGTCTTCATTAAACTCTTGTCCCGAACATACGGCTAGAGGAAAACAATCGACTGTCAATTAACAATAAACTTAATCataaaatcctgatgtttttttctttatttcctctttatcatttttcattcctcagctctttctttcgTTTAATCTTTGATGGACTGTTTTAGTgtgatttaattattaaacatcaACATTATGAATATCAACACTATAAACTGTGAGTGCTGGTGTTAATGACCTTTAAGACATTAAACAGCTGAATGTTTGAGAATCCTCTCCCTCttgccccccctctctgtctctctctctgtctgtctctctctctttctctctctctctctctctctctttctctctctctctgtctctctctgtctctctgtctctctctctctctctctctgtctctatctgtctctctctctgtgtctctctctctctctctctctctctctctctgtctctatctgtctctctctctctctctctctctctctctctctctctctctctctctctctctctctctctctgtctctatctgtctctctctctctgtctctctctctgtctctatctgtctctctctctctctctctctctctttggacAGAATGAATCTCTGGAGCGGCAGCTGCGTGAGATGGAGGAGCGTTTCGCCACGGACACGGCGGCGTATCAGGACACGGTCGCACGTCTGGAGGACGAGATCCAGGCTCTGAAGGAGGAAATGGCTCGACACCTGCAGGAGTATCAGGACCTCCTGAACGTCAAGCTGGCTCTGGACATCGAGATCACCACCTACAGGAAGCTGCTGGAGGGAGAGGAGAGCCGGTGAGGACGCGGAGCAACATGTTAATGACAACACAATATTCCAAAACAGCCAGatcatatatgtgtgtgtgtgtgtgtgtgtgtgtgtgtgtgtgtgtgtgtcaggatcaCTGTTCCTGTGCAGAGTTTCTCCAACATACAGTTCAGAGGTGAGTGAAAATGAGAGACAAGGTGAGATGAATGACAGTATGGAGACGcacttcatttttttgttgtttcttctcttcattttatttattttctcatctctctttctcgttcCCTCTCTCCATCACCATTTCTATCTCTCagtccttgtctctctctccctctctctctctctctctctgtctgtctgtctctctctctgtctgtctgtctctctctctctctctctctctctctctgtctgtctctctctctctctctccatcaccatttctgtctctctccttgtctttctctctctccctctcaccatttccatctctctctctctctctctctctctctctccttgctgtaataaatgtcttttatttatttctcgtGTCAGAAACCAACATTGACACTAAACCACCTGAGAATCTCACTAAGAGAAGCATCATAGTACGAACCGTGGAGACACGTGATGGAGAGgtacatctttctttctttctttctttcttgtaccTGTACGTACGTGTAACACACCTGCACTTCCACTGTGTCAGCAGCAGAGGTCAGGGTGCTAATATTTTTGCACATAACACTCGCTCATCCTCACTGGTTCCTGCTCTTTCCTTCAGATCATAAAGGAGTCGACCACGGAGAGGAAGGAGGTGCCGTAAGGACGAGACGTCTTCACGTCTTCTTCACTTCATCGCTACACACATGAGAAATAACATAAACACTAAACTTCGATTAAACCATGAACATTAACACCGTTACACATCTGTTTACTCCTCACTAACatctcattaacacacaaaccctcagtgtttataacacGGAGATGAAAATGCCTACTGAGgaagaaaagatttaaaaaacgTCACGTCTGATTTTATCTAATCAAAGGGATGAAGTTAGATAGGTTTGTTCCTGGTGATGGGGGTTTACAAATGATCCAGAACTTTCCATTGGCTTCAGGATCATTTCAGCTATAATTGACtgaaaatactaaaatactaaTTCCAAAATACTAattaaagatgccctgccacacgtatttcattccttttgtggtaatgtctctgtaccatggactctgtaactttttttgtggaaataatgccttggttaccttgtttcaagccattctagtgtggtatagaaagcctgcaggaagactcagctcgatttgcgccagttctcatgaatattcaaatgagctatgctgcttggctccgattggctaaccgctaggatatgagagcatgactattcattcatccacacaataagtagcctaggctagaggaaatttgtttacaatcaccttgaattgcggcagaacggcttcttcacgagcccgttgacgttcagccatccttgctgtataggaaactcactgagctacacgaattctgggggcgcggtctcaagtgggagagctcatgaatagtaatgagctcaatcattactacgtcacactgaccagcttttccaactgacccgATAACAGGATTGTATTGGAAAGACTCCGTAAACAGGGATGACGGGAAAACCGGACAAATCCGAGGCGCACGTGAAGGCCGCATGTAACGGTGTCGTCTTGTCTTCATGTtaattcaactttttttttttttagagcggATGATTGTTGTCTAGATTTCAGTAAGTGTGTGACAGGAAGTGAGATGTAGCTTGATGGGAATTTGTAAGTAATGTAGGAAAGTCTTAGCGAGGGGAATTTATCGGCGGTGCACCAGGAAGTTTTTCGCCTCATccttctctgtgtttgttttgtccgTCTCGTcaatttttaatgcttttattgtTAACGCTTTTGTTGTAGCGTCATCTGTTTAATTGATGTCACTGATCTGAATAAAAGACTGAACTTTGTTTAACTGAATGAGCTGGAACATGCTGATGGCTAATTATTGTTCGTCTGTCATTAATAT
Coding sequences within it:
- the gfap gene encoding glial fibrillary acidic protein, coding for METQRVLSSYRKRFGTQSSPSAPLITRSLGRLSLHSTPRHTALSSPSVSRLSLGTERLDFSADSLLKAQYRETRTNEKVEMMGLNDRFASYIEKVRFLEQQNKVLVAELNQLRGKEPSRLGDIYQEELRELRRQVDGLNNAKARLEIERDNLAADVGTLKQRLQDETTLRQDAENSLNAFRQDVDEAALNRVQLERKIEALQDEIGFLKRVHEEEMRELQEQLNAQQVHVELDVSKPDLTAALREIRVQYEAVATSNMQETEEWYRSKFVDLTDAANRNAEALRQAKQEANDYRRQIQVLTCDLESLRGTNESLERQLREMEERFATDTAAYQDTVARLEDEIQALKEEMARHLQEYQDLLNVKLALDIEITTYRKLLEGEESRITVPVQSFSNIQFRETNIDTKPPENLTKRSIIVRTVETRDGEIIKESTTERKEVP